The Streptococcus mitis region TAGAATCATATCTCCTTCGTCATCAACTGTATAGGCATGACCTTCCCTCAAACCTGACTTATAGGCCACTCCCAAGACACGCAAACCTTGTTGATTTAGCTGTCTGACTTCTGATAAGATTTCTTCTCTAATAGCATCCGTCAAGGGAGTAATCATTCCATGATATTCCGCATAACTGGAAATCGTCAACATTTCCTCAAGGGCTCCCTTAGTTACCAAACTAACCGTTTCGTGTTCATCCTTAACGATAACACTCATCCGTCTACGTTCAAAATCAAAAGGAAGCTCATCTATTTTTTGAAAGGTTTGAGCCAAATTTTGCAAGAGGGCGTGTTCTTTTGCTTCCTTTTCAGTCCGCTTGATGATAGCTCTGTCCATCAAATTTTTCAAGCCAGTTTGAAAATAAGAGTTGAGATAAGCTCGTCTCAAGACGGTCAAATCCAAGCGTCCGTGAATGTCCAAGGGATATTCTAGAACGATTTCATCTTGGGTTAGAGTTCCTGTCTTATCTGTACACAAAATATCAATCGCCCCTAAGTCCTGTATGGCATTGAGTTTCTTGATAACCACTTTTTCCTTGGCCATGATAATAGAACCTTTTGCTAGACTGGCAGTGATGATCATAGGAAGCATCTCAGGTGTAAGCCCGACACCCACGCTCAAAGCAAATACGCCAGCTTCCAGCCAGTCACCATCTGTTAAACCATTGGACAAGAAAACGATGGGCACCATGACCAACATCAAGCGGATCAAGAGCCACGAAATACTATTCATCTCCCGTTCAAACGAAGTAGGCTCATCATAGGTGTTTAGAGTCTGCTCAATGGCTCCCATCATGGTAGCATCACCAACCGCCAAAACCACAGCCTTGGCACTACCAGATAAGACATTGGTTCCCATAAAGGCGAGCGCTTCTGCTTCTAGCAGACTATCAGATTGTTGAACTGTTGCCTTGGTCAAGGCTAATTTTTCAACCGATTCACTTTCACCTGTCAAGCCCGACTGTTGTACAAAGAAATCGCGCGACTCAAATAAAAGAAGATCTGCTGGAATCATGTCTCCAGCGCTTAATTTAACCACGTCACCCACTACCAAATCATCGATAGGTACTTCTTGAATTTCTCCTTGACGAATGACAGTCGCTGTGTTGACAATCATTTTTGATAGATTGGTCGCAGCCTTATCACTACGGAGTTCTTGGACAAAGCGTATGCCACCAGAAATGAGGACTAGGACAACGATGATAATAGAAGTCGTCGGATCCTCTTGACCTGGTTTTGCCAACCAGACATTGGTCACCAAGGAAATCACGGCGATGACCAGTAAGATGATCGTAAAAGGATTGATAATGGATTCGTAAATCTTTTTAAGGATACTGTCTTCTTGACCCTTTGTGATGGTATTTTCGCCATATAGGTCACGATTTTTCTCCACCTGCTCCTCAGTCAAGCCTGTTAGACTTGTCTTATAAAAAGATAGAGTTTCGTTTAAAGCTGTATGAATAGCTGTTGCTAATCTTTCTTTTGTAGTTTTCATTGGTTTCTCCTATCTGTATGAATGATGTGTTTCATACACAGAGACCAATCACTTTATAAGGGCAGAACGACACAAATCAGCGATTGGCTGTGTATGTGCGGTTCCGGATGGTCGTCAATTTGCATCTTCTATCTCCTTTCTTTGTTTTAAACAGTAGAAAATCCCACCATAAAATGGCAGGATTAAAAAACTAATTATCTGTTTTTCGTTCAAGCTTTAACTCCATAGGGCAATGTAATGAGCTTAGTCTTGGCCTTCGCGACCAAAACTGTTGACCAACGAGTAGTGTCTCCACTGCTTTGCGGTAGTCATCCGTATCCCTATGGTAGCCTCACCTACCGTTTTCGTCTTTCAGTATAAACCTTTAAATTTTAAAAGTCAATCATTTGAATTGTTTGACTCTTAAATGACTATCAACTCTTTTGGAGCTAGGGTCAATAATTCACAAC contains the following coding sequences:
- the mgtA gene encoding magnesium-translocating P-type ATPase, which produces MKTTKERLATAIHTALNETLSFYKTSLTGLTEEQVEKNRDLYGENTITKGQEDSILKKIYESIINPFTIILLVIAVISLVTNVWLAKPGQEDPTTSIIIVVLVLISGGIRFVQELRSDKAATNLSKMIVNTATVIRQGEIQEVPIDDLVVGDVVKLSAGDMIPADLLLFESRDFFVQQSGLTGESESVEKLALTKATVQQSDSLLEAEALAFMGTNVLSGSAKAVVLAVGDATMMGAIEQTLNTYDEPTSFEREMNSISWLLIRLMLVMVPIVFLSNGLTDGDWLEAGVFALSVGVGLTPEMLPMIITASLAKGSIIMAKEKVVIKKLNAIQDLGAIDILCTDKTGTLTQDEIVLEYPLDIHGRLDLTVLRRAYLNSYFQTGLKNLMDRAIIKRTEKEAKEHALLQNLAQTFQKIDELPFDFERRRMSVIVKDEHETVSLVTKGALEEMLTISSYAEYHGMITPLTDAIREEILSEVRQLNQQGLRVLGVAYKSGLREGHAYTVDDEGDMILTGYLAFLDPPKPSAAPAIKALLEHGVQTKILTGDNEKVTQAVCEKVGLDINQMLLGSEIDQMSDQALAQAVEEVTVFAKLSPDQKARIILQFKANGHAVGYMGDGINDAPSMKVADVGISVDTAVDIAKETADVILLDKDLMVLEKGLVEGRKVYANMTKYIKMTVSSNFGNILSLLVSGIFLPFLPMAPVHLIILNLVYDLSCIALPFDKVDKDFLRNPHTWEAKSITRFMVWMGPISSAFDILTFIFLYFIIVPMTTGQAYVHGAESAVGFIVLFQTGWFIESMWSQTMVIHMLRSAKIPFLQSRPAWLVLVTTLLAAAFVTFLPYSPLASLLHLTPLKPIYFIFLIFIIILYMISVTIVKKIYIKKYNEWL